A single region of the Salipaludibacillus sp. LMS25 genome encodes:
- a CDS encoding sulfurtransferase TusA family protein codes for MIKTDKMLDAKGLACPMPIIKTKKAVNEIQPGEVLEIHATDKGSTADLKAWAEKGGHQYLGTTEEGSILKHYLRKSTSDEEKAETNYSVLITNEELGAKLEKNEDIVLLDVREEAEYLFNHIPGALSIPIGKLEDRVDELDKESQIFVVCRTGSRSDLASQKLTEKGFTNVTNVVPGMSDWHGPTEQTVN; via the coding sequence ATGATTAAAACAGACAAAATGCTTGATGCAAAAGGACTGGCATGTCCCATGCCGATCATTAAAACAAAGAAGGCTGTCAATGAGATACAACCTGGTGAGGTACTGGAAATTCACGCCACTGACAAAGGATCTACAGCTGATCTGAAAGCATGGGCAGAAAAAGGCGGTCATCAGTATCTTGGTACAACTGAGGAAGGAAGTATTCTCAAACACTACCTTAGAAAATCCACAAGCGATGAAGAAAAAGCGGAAACCAACTACTCTGTATTAATTACTAATGAAGAGCTTGGAGCCAAGCTTGAGAAAAATGAGGACATTGTTTTACTTGATGTGCGAGAGGAAGCTGAATATTTATTTAATCACATACCAGGAGCACTTTCTATTCCGATTGGTAAACTTGAAGATAGAGTAGATGAATTAGATAAAGAGTCTCAGATTTTTGTTGTCTGTCGCACAGGTAGTCGCAGTGATCTTGCATCACAAAAACTTACTGAAAAAGGCTTTACCAATGTCACAAATGTTGTCCCTGGTATGAGTGACTGGCACGGCCCAACTGAACAAACTGTTAACTAA
- a CDS encoding rhodanese-like domain-containing protein has product MKDYSTHEVHELIQEDNELVVIDVREHEEVSTGKIPTAVHIPLDELPDAISHLDKEKQYIMVCLSGARSTRATEFMNASGFKACNMTGGMLGWKFAVN; this is encoded by the coding sequence ATGAAAGACTATTCAACACACGAAGTACATGAACTTATTCAAGAGGATAATGAGTTAGTCGTCATTGATGTCCGGGAGCATGAAGAAGTTTCTACAGGGAAAATTCCTACTGCGGTGCATATTCCCCTTGACGAACTTCCAGATGCAATAAGTCATTTGGATAAAGAAAAACAGTATATTATGGTTTGTCTCTCAGGTGCGCGGAGCACCAGAGCAACTGAATTTATGAACGCATCAGGATTTAAGGCTTGTAATATGACTGGTGGCATGCTTGGTTGGAAATTTGCTGTTAATTAA
- a CDS encoding class D sortase — protein MKRQRFVIVGFMLIFIGFWFSTTNGYTLLKGYWLYKSTEPTETMIVSDHKPDKVETDRSNNTAVYSVQPSIGEEIGVLIIPKIDAQLPIFHGTDENELEQGVGHYSGSVLPGEQDNTVLAGHRDTVFRRLGEVGEEDLLIVTTSEGEFTYKVHTVRIVDKDDRTVIVPRPRATLTVSTCYPFQFIGQAPDRYVLEANLIKSNSD, from the coding sequence ATGAAACGTCAACGATTCGTTATAGTCGGTTTCATGTTGATATTCATTGGCTTTTGGTTCTCCACAACGAATGGTTATACACTATTAAAAGGCTATTGGCTATACAAATCAACTGAACCGACAGAAACAATGATTGTTTCTGATCATAAGCCAGACAAAGTTGAAACAGATCGGTCAAATAATACTGCCGTATATTCCGTTCAACCTTCCATTGGAGAAGAAATCGGTGTGCTTATCATTCCAAAAATAGATGCCCAGCTCCCTATCTTTCATGGCACAGATGAGAATGAATTAGAACAGGGGGTAGGACACTATTCAGGAAGTGTACTCCCTGGAGAGCAAGATAATACCGTTCTAGCAGGCCATCGAGATACAGTATTCAGACGTCTTGGCGAAGTGGGTGAAGAGGATTTACTTATTGTCACAACCTCTGAAGGCGAATTCACGTATAAAGTTCACACTGTGCGAATTGTGGATAAGGATGATAGAACTGTTATCGTCCCAAGGCCAAGGGCCACTTTAACAGTAAGCACGTGTTATCCATTTCAATTTATCGGTCAGGCACCAGATCGTTATGTGCTTGAAGCTAACCTTATTAAAAGTAATAGTGATTAA
- a CDS encoding SulP family inorganic anion transporter, which produces MLKKFIPAFEWILVYKKADLSGDMSAGLIVAIMLIPQGMAYAMLAGLPPVIGLYASTAPLLIYALFGTSRHLSVGPVAMVSLLVLTGVSSLADPGTDEYISLVLMLTFMIGVIQLLMGLFKLGFLVNFMSHAVISGFTSAAAIIIGLSQLKHLIGVNLEADKDVFSIVLETINRMSEINPITFGIGVISIGLLITLKKILKKTPAPLIVVILSILAVYYLELHHAGVNIVGDVPGGLPSLSIPALNLESFIVLLPIALTISFVGFMESIAMAKAIAAKEKYKVIPNRELTGLGLANIGTSFLSGYPVTGGFSRSAVNYQSGAKTPFATIVTAIFIILALIFFTQLFYYLPHAVLAAIIMVAVYSLIDVKEVKQLLKINLVDGSVWIVTFLATLIFGIVEGIISGIVYSLLVFVWRSAYPHVAELGYLQKEQVYKNIKRYSKVTIEQEVMIFRFDSSLFFANIRFYEEKLRDRLLDKPETKWVILDFSGVNTIDAVAIQSLDDIIHALSLDHDVTFFFSGVKGPVKDVLEKAEYGDSKYFSYLSINHALEGIKRICR; this is translated from the coding sequence TTGTTAAAGAAATTTATTCCGGCATTTGAATGGATACTAGTCTACAAAAAGGCTGATTTAAGCGGTGATATGTCTGCTGGCTTGATTGTTGCTATCATGCTTATTCCTCAAGGAATGGCATATGCAATGCTTGCAGGTTTACCACCGGTTATCGGTCTTTATGCTTCAACTGCACCACTTTTAATATACGCACTGTTCGGCACATCGAGACATCTTTCAGTAGGTCCTGTGGCGATGGTTTCATTGCTCGTTCTTACAGGTGTCTCTTCATTGGCAGATCCGGGAACTGACGAATATATTTCACTAGTACTTATGCTCACTTTTATGATAGGTGTTATACAGCTACTGATGGGGCTATTTAAATTAGGGTTCTTAGTGAATTTTATGTCCCATGCCGTTATTAGTGGTTTTACCTCTGCAGCAGCGATTATTATTGGGTTAAGCCAGCTGAAGCATTTGATTGGAGTTAACCTTGAAGCTGATAAAGATGTCTTCTCGATTGTTTTAGAAACAATAAACAGAATGTCAGAAATTAATCCCATTACCTTTGGGATAGGAGTAATAAGTATAGGGCTTCTTATCACGCTTAAAAAAATTCTAAAGAAAACTCCTGCCCCGTTAATTGTCGTTATACTAAGTATATTAGCCGTCTATTACTTGGAGTTACATCATGCAGGGGTTAACATTGTAGGGGACGTTCCAGGCGGCTTACCATCACTTAGTATTCCAGCTTTAAATTTGGAATCTTTTATTGTACTGCTTCCCATTGCTCTGACAATATCGTTTGTAGGTTTTATGGAGTCTATTGCAATGGCTAAAGCTATTGCCGCTAAAGAAAAGTATAAAGTAATACCGAATAGGGAATTGACAGGTCTTGGACTTGCTAATATAGGTACTTCATTTTTATCAGGTTATCCTGTTACCGGAGGATTTTCACGTTCCGCAGTTAACTATCAATCAGGAGCAAAAACACCGTTTGCTACGATTGTGACAGCTATATTTATTATTCTTGCTTTGATTTTTTTTACACAGTTGTTCTATTATTTACCTCATGCCGTTTTAGCAGCAATTATTATGGTTGCTGTCTACAGTTTAATTGATGTAAAAGAAGTAAAACAACTGCTCAAAATCAATCTAGTTGATGGCTCTGTCTGGATTGTCACCTTCTTAGCAACGTTGATTTTTGGAATAGTAGAAGGCATTATTAGTGGGATAGTTTATTCGTTGCTTGTATTTGTCTGGAGAAGCGCATACCCACATGTAGCGGAACTTGGCTATCTTCAAAAAGAACAAGTTTACAAAAATATTAAGCGCTATTCTAAAGTGACTATTGAACAAGAGGTAATGATCTTTCGCTTTGATTCTTCTCTTTTCTTTGCAAATATACGTTTTTATGAAGAAAAGTTGAGAGATCGTCTCTTGGATAAACCGGAAACAAAATGGGTGATTCTTGATTTCAGTGGCGTTAATACGATAGACGCTGTTGCGATTCAGTCCCTTGACGACATTATCCATGCGTTGTCCCTTGATCATGACGTAACGTTCTTTTTTTCAGGAGTAAAAGGGCCTGTAAAAGATGTATTAGAAAAAGCAGAATATGGAGATAGCAAGTATTTCAGTTATTTGTCTATTAACCATGCTCTTGAAGGAATCAAAAGGATATGCAGGTAG
- a CDS encoding processed acidic surface protein: MKKIIILTLLTTFLLSFSPHLANAAISEDDLTEYLLELEWEKENLEEYLASYGLTFDLFENINDLKNFLGAILTDELISQILADYEITIEELHTILAEYGETLTNIKFVDDLEFYLFDYFYGEEWYYEYLDFFASIGITEEELLRLLDHLEEVSNNNPNLVDELDALLWRILELDDFESVSEVTAEAIAELLAIFEEFTRLLEIDTEFYLVKGDDKQAISLSNLISLTTTNGYDLLIEIYNKRGEFLADILLTADLFGSDLIKEAGEAITTSTQEVTEDNSLTKTEKGGKLPDTATHSLLNVLLGCIATGAGLVLIRRRKAA; encoded by the coding sequence TTGAAAAAGATAATCATTTTAACATTATTAACGACATTTTTATTAAGTTTTTCTCCTCATTTAGCTAATGCAGCTATAAGTGAGGATGATCTCACCGAATACTTACTTGAACTAGAATGGGAGAAAGAAAACCTTGAAGAATACTTAGCATCTTATGGATTGACTTTCGACTTGTTTGAAAACATTAATGACTTAAAGAACTTTTTAGGAGCTATTTTAACAGATGAATTAATTTCTCAAATTTTAGCAGATTATGAGATAACTATTGAGGAGTTGCATACTATTCTAGCAGAATATGGGGAAACACTCACCAACATTAAATTTGTTGATGATTTAGAATTTTACCTGTTTGATTATTTTTATGGAGAAGAATGGTACTATGAATATTTAGATTTTTTTGCAAGCATTGGCATAACAGAGGAAGAGTTGCTTAGACTATTAGACCACTTAGAAGAAGTGTCTAATAACAATCCAAATCTCGTTGATGAACTTGATGCCCTCTTATGGCGAATACTTGAACTAGATGATTTCGAGAGTGTATCTGAGGTTACTGCCGAAGCTATCGCTGAGCTTTTAGCTATTTTTGAAGAGTTTACAAGGCTATTAGAAATTGACACCGAGTTTTATTTAGTAAAAGGAGATGATAAACAAGCGATCTCTCTTTCAAATTTAATTTCCTTAACGACTACTAATGGCTATGATCTGTTAATTGAAATTTACAATAAACGGGGGGAGTTTCTTGCAGATATTCTTTTAACTGCCGATCTATTTGGATCTGACCTTATTAAAGAAGCTGGAGAAGCAATAACAACCTCTACTCAAGAAGTTACCGAAGATAACAGCTTAACAAAAACCGAAAAAGGTGGTAAGCTCCCTGACACTGCAACCCACTCATTATTAAATGTCTTATTAGGGTGTATAGCAACTGGGGCTGGATTAGTCTTAATCCGTAGAAGAAAGGCTGCCTAA
- a CDS encoding DsrE/DsrF/DrsH-like family protein produces the protein MSEKKKTTIVLFSGDYDKAMAAYIIANGAAAYDHEVTIFHTFWGLNALRTENQVPSKKNFLEKMFGTMMPRGADKLGLSKMNFAGMGPKMIKHVMKKHNTMPLPDLIEMAQEQGVKLVACTMTMDLLGLQKEELLNEIEYAGVAAYLGDASDGNVNLFI, from the coding sequence GTGTCAGAGAAGAAAAAAACAACAATTGTATTATTTAGCGGTGATTATGATAAAGCGATGGCAGCCTATATTATTGCGAACGGAGCTGCTGCCTACGACCATGAGGTGACAATTTTTCATACTTTTTGGGGGTTAAATGCACTTAGAACAGAAAATCAGGTACCGTCTAAGAAAAACTTCTTGGAAAAAATGTTCGGTACCATGATGCCACGTGGTGCTGATAAGTTAGGGCTTTCAAAAATGAACTTCGCAGGTATGGGACCAAAAATGATTAAACATGTGATGAAAAAACATAACACAATGCCTTTACCTGATCTTATTGAAATGGCACAGGAACAGGGGGTAAAACTTGTCGCTTGTACGATGACAATGGATTTGCTCGGTTTACAGAAAGAAGAACTCTTAAATGAGATTGAATATGCAGGTGTTGCAGCATATCTCGGAGACGCCTCTGACGGCAATGTAAATCTCTTTATTTAA